The window aataatgcaatgCAAATGTAAGTAATGTCAAACGAATTTTTGACAAAATATATGAGCCATATTTTACTTGACACCCGTCTGCACAGCGACCAACTGCTGTTGTAATTCTGCAACAAATTTTGACTCTTTGCTGTCCTGACCAGACTGAAGCCCGATACCTTCAGCAAGGCTGTGAAAGAGTGTGCCGACATTATTTCTCAGTGATCTAAGGGATTTCAAAGCAGCTGTAGCTTGGACAATATCCAGCTTGTTTGAATGATCAGccatcttttgttgttgttgaaatgcCTACTGTCAAAAAATCCAGTGTTGCCGATGCAAGAAAATATTCAGATCTACGCCTATTCCATAAAGAAGCACTCTTTCAATAATTTGAATGGAGATTGATTTTTCGGCCTCCTATTTCTGAATATATAAAATTTGATATGCAAATTAGATTACATATGTGTTACCTTTCTCCAAATGGATTTCGTTGCGTGTGGCCCACAAGCATGCGTAgctataaaagaaagaaaggaaaaaaaaaattagatgaGAGAAAGAAGCAAGGAGACATTAAGATACACGTTTCTACTTGCCTCAGGAGATTGGAACAGAAGCAATTACAATGCGGGGAAATTTAGATGGCTCATCTACATTCCGGAGGTTCATCAGGCAACCCGCCTGGGTCGAAGTTTCGCGCCTCACAAATTTTCCGAGTCCATTACAATTAACACGCCCACCagcaacctttttttttattcttcattcCTCCAATCACCACCTGCTCAATATTCTTTtcgatttcatttctttctttttttttcctttgtgaacctttttcctttgtttcacATCCTAAAGATTTCTACAAttgaacggaaaaaaaagaaaaaggaaaaaaaaaaaagttttttcaattgttacattttcttttcaagtccatatttaaaaaaaaaaggctaaaggGAATAACAAGAACAACATCAAGACACATCAATTCCAATGCAATGCACCTTCTCTCAgcttaaaaaggaaatttaaaaaatgaaaatgaaaacaaaagtccGCCCAATGACAAACCAGAGTGGGGGGACAAGACAGCGCGCACCAAAAGGATTGTGCCTGGATTTTTAGCGCGATAACAAGAACAACCGCCATGGGATGATTATCGCTCCGCTGCGCAACACAAACAAGCGAAAGGGGAGGGGACAAAGTAAAATAAGAAACTCGATGATACCATATAAAACGCGCATGACATGTTTAACCATTTGTTACGTCGATTGTTGTTTGTGTATACGTCTAGTATAGCATCCTCCACAtttacacacagacacacgcaaGCGGATAATATGCATCGGAATGGCGGCTGCCTTCGTGTGCGCACCCGCGTATCTGTGCGCGCCCCTTTCGTGATCGCCAATCCATTAACAGTGGACGTGCACAAGGGCGTTTTTCTTGTATCTCAGCTTCCACCACGCAACTTGATGGTGGCTCGCTATTACGTGTAGTCGATATGGGCAATGACGGGAGACTGTCGGGTGCTTCCGCCGGGGTGCCgtcaatcaaaatcaaatcgaTCCGGATCGAATATCCTTGGCAGATCCCTAATAGGAGTTGAGGCGaggataaaaaatttaagaaggGCGCTTTGCAAATTTCGTCGATAACCGGATCTGGGACACACGCACGCTCACGCGCAGTACAGAAACTTGACAACAGATAAACGAGTTAATGACCACCGGCCAAAGACGGTGAACGTAAGAGCAAAAAAAGGATACCCACGAGTTTGTGATTTCCTTTTCGTAAACGACCAGCTGAATAGTGTCTCATTTACATCTCTTCCTCCCTCGTCTTTTTTAACTCTGAGAGAGCGAGCCAAAAGAGCGAGGGAAGGGCAGACTAATCGATCAGCTGGAAACTCATCCACAAGAACCGACCGATGTAAATGGAGCGTGCGTTAGAGGTGGAAGCCGGTCCCGTGTGGCAAGAATGGACCCCCAAAAGAATGAAGGAAAACGGAAGAATGTTCCATGGAATGAAAGAATATCGATACAAATACAAAAGTCAGAGAAAATGGGAGGGGCGGAATAAaaccgaacaaaaaaaaaaaaaaagctaagcgcaaaaaaggaaataagaaGAGGCGGAACAAACTGATGAAACAAGACATGCAAGTAGGGACTGTGACTTGGCAAGTCCCACTGCCAGTTGAAGAGGACCACTTGAGCTGTATACATCGACCGTCGATCGAATCAAAACACACAGTCCAGCAGTTCACAAACACACCATCAAGTGTGGATGACGTGTGTCACACGAACCAACTTCGATTTACTGCTTTCTTTTGAGTGTGTCTTTCATGTCAAGCAAATTTACACGCGACATGGCGTCTCCGTGATTTGTCAAAGagaacatttttcttgttgctctccAAAAAGGCAAGGTAATAAAACATATCCAGGGCGGAGTTGTTTCTCCCGGCTTCGTGTCGTTGCTAATAAATAGCGCCATTGGAATTTATGGTTCAAGTTAGTCgtgtgtccccccccccccccccaccataGTTGTGTACCTGGCTCGTgatcagtttttttcttttggctaaCTACCTCAATACTAAACTGCgccttagttttttttccccaatctTTTTGGGTACGtgacacaacagttaaaaaagaagaaaagaaaaaatctcgGAATTCAGTCCTGCAGACTGTGCGTGTGCCATccagttttcttcttttttttttgtctccttGAATATCTGTTCCTTTTTATAactttttgggaaaaaaaaagctaacagaaggaaaaaagaaaagacgaaggggaaaaagaaaacacatctGAACGGGGTTATCTTAACCAGTCATCGAGTCAAGGTGAATGAGTAGTAGACGAAGCAGCAccaacagaagaaaacgagaTCCGAACCGAAGACAAccagagaagaagaaataaatctGTGTATACGTTCCttcttgtcttcttcttcttttcgtcttcttttgcCTCCTCCTCCTACTCCTCCTCTAGCAGCAACCCACCCCTCTATCACccacccacctttttttttcttcttcatctatTCTCCCTCCTCCCTCTTTGCTCTGCCTGTTTTGTTGGCCACTACTACCCACCACCACTACCACCACTTGGAGCAACAGCACACTTGATCGTTCTGTCAGTGTCTCCGCAGGCTCCAGACCGGCGACACAGGTCCCCGTCGCGCCCAACTCCTAAAGCGGCCACACGAAAACATCAGTATACAACAACATACAACACACACGCCGAGGACCCGCTATTAGATTTTAACCCTCTCTTTTcatcaacacatttttttttgttttggtaagGGGAATCTTCCGGCTaattgactttgaaataacAGACGTGTGTGTCATCCTCCTGcactgatttttgtttcgcGGTTAGAGTGTGCAATCAACAAGAAAGTGTTTCAtaatcgtgtgtgtgtgatttttttcctcattcgGAGAGAAACGGAACTTggttaaaaataagaaaaaaaaattgcggaaACGACAAAATGTTGATCCGGAATTTGTGGTGTTTGCTGTTGACCTTCTGCTGGACGTGGAACGTTGTATCATCACACCTTCCACTAGTGCCAAAGGTAAGAGTACATCATTATCCACTTAACCATTTCACACCTACCCGTGCCAACTCTACTGACTTCGCTATCTCATTTAGCTTCATtcccttccattttttaatCCTCGGCTCATTACCCCCAGACATTCTTAAGTCATTAATCCCGAATTTTTGAAACACCCCTCCAATCCTGTTAACTGCAAACTATTCGCCAAACAAGCACGGGGTTTTTAGCTTATCAATGTTTTCTAGTTTAAACCCGGAGAATTCTTCGCTTGTTAGTAGGTGTGAAAATGCgcttgtttaaaaacattttttttgtgtttcatttcgttattttcttttctgatcGGGGCAAACGTCTGAGAGGGGAGGGATCAAGggcattgattgtttgagAGCGCTCTGGGTTATAGCGTCGTGTTGCAGGTGTTGCATCTGGCATAAATCCTCtcttttaaaaagcaagaaaccAAAAGcggtcttcttctttctgtggGATGTATAACAATTGCCACCTGAAGATTGAGGAAGAGGGGGAGCGGAATATAGATGCACATATAAAAGAAGGTCGATCCCAAACGATCGTCTCCGGAGAGAGTGGGGCTCCCTGCCGTCtcaacaacccaaaaaaaaaaggaattttcttgtcttttattcttttttctttttatgactAAGGGTCAAAAGGTCACTTAGTTCTCTGTGTAGCAAACCGATGGACaccaccttaaaaaaaaaaaccgaccAAATGCGTCGTTGAGAGACTTTCTGGTGTGTCTTTTAACACAAAAGAATTCAAAGGGATTTTCTCGCTTTTtggatgaaggaaaaaaaattcaaaaaaaaaaaaaaaaaaagggggcccgACGCCATGCTGTCTGCCGCAGTCAAGTCGTTCCCCTTCTCCGcgaccactttttttttccctgttgtGTACTATAATATTCcggttgatttttttttgtgtgttctctCAACTGCTCCGCCTCGTCCTCCTTATAGCCCCCTTATACCATTATAAATACGGCGGCTTGCTGTTGGCCCTATCGGTCGCTCCCCTTTTATCTCGCTCCTTGTGGTGGTGTGAAATGGTTATTATTACTGCCTGTGCCTATCGACTTCAGATATcttcacactttttttttttttttatcatgggATCCTCTTTTTTAGATTGAcaccatttctttctttggcgTTATAGTTTCCGAATaagaatgtttaaaaatatcttACCTTGTGGCTATTAATGATTCTCGAAGACGCAATGCGTTCTGGAAGGGACACATTCCGTCATGATTTTCCCTTTCTGGAGGGGGGCAGATTCcggatgtgaaaaaaaaacgtgacgCGAATGGACAAGTTTCGTCTCGTCTAGATATgcatctttttgtttcttgttggACCTAGAGTCAAAGAAAGaacaaagcaaaaatgtttcatcGCCGCCCAACAATAGATACGATTAGAATTAAactcaatttttctttttacgttgGTGATTTTGGGAGTTCGCGCTCGGATGCAGCTCGGGGACGCTTCCTTGTTCTCTTCCGCCGCAGCTAAGGGAAAACCTCCACAGGGGGGATGCAGTTTTGGGATTCTTAATAGACAATCTAATAGCGAAGGTCACCACTAGTTGTTATTTCCTCTTATAGATGAACAGAACACGAAAATTCCAATCTCACCCCCCTGTAATAACAAAAGAAGCGAATCATTGTAATAGTATAAATTAAATGTGACAACTTACTGTCGTTTGTACAGCCAACACCCcctcacaaaaaaggaaacttttgtccctttttccccctctcaaaataaaattctgaactatttccctcttttttttgttgttgtttcctccATTCCCGCAACAGGTCCGAAGAAAGATAGAAACAATCTTCATCTAGtcttttctattcttcttcttcttatcttCTTTTCGGACTGAATGCCATTTCATAGAGTGACATTCTTgacctctcctttttttctatagtcCCATCTTCTTTATGAGTGGGCCGCCCtttattccatcttcttttcttttttttttttcagagaaacaaaataaaaataattcactTCATacgtacgtgtgtgtgtgtagtagtAGATGTTGCCGGTGCGGTGCCGGGTGCCTTGtgtgagaagaagaaaaagttttttttttcttccctcttcttgGGGAGGAGGGGAACCCAGGTGTTCTTCCTTCGGTGTTTTTCAGCTCCTATTCAACCTGCCGGACGGTCATCCTCCTGGATGGGGAAACGCAGCTAAACaggacgaaacaaaaaagaaaaatgtataaaaaaaaagaatagggggttagaaaatacaaaacaagagGGAATTTTTCCCTCCCCGGCCTCTTTCGGAATGAAATATATCTAGAATGGCACTTGTGGGCAAGTTTCCGTATACACCGAACACAGAATTGTCCACCTGcgctcattttcttttctacctACCCCCTCGTGCTGCTATATGGCCGCTCACGTTTTTATCAACTCGAGAgattatacacacacatttttcttcttcttgacttGAAAGGTGACTtggcttccttttcttcttttcgaggGCTATTATGCCGTCCGCTTTTCCCCACTAGTCATGTCAAAATCATTCCACCACCAACACAAActgtgtccctttttttttccttcgaaattttaaacacACATTCAACGAGGCACAAGCAAATAGTTTGAAGAAGTGCTCAAATAGAAAATGTGTTGGTTCTTCACACGACGGCGAGACATTTCCGGTAAAATGaaactgaaataaatagaTCCGTCTGCGATTGCATAAAGCAGGAGTTTagaatgaaatcaaaagttagaaaaagtTGAAATTCAATCGGTTCTCCGAATCCCTAATTTTGCCAAACAAAAGCACGAAAGTAATTTAAGAGGCGATATCGGAAATCGTAATGTGATGAAATGGGCGTCTAGATAGGGACGTCTATTTtggcaaagagagaaaaaaaaaagcgcattTCTAAATGAGTTCTCAATTTTCTACTTTCTAGCCACCATCCGTGGTGTCGGCCGAATGCCAGACGCTGACGCAACAATGCGGAGAAGAGCTGGGTCTCTTCAGCTCCGGTAGCAACCAGAGCGCTGGACGGTCGCCATCGACCACAACTACTACGACCACGACGACAACATCACCATCGGTGCTGGAACCGGTTTGCGGCTCCGACGGACGGACCTATAGCTCCCGATGCGAGTTGCAGCGTGCCAGGTGCGAAGGCCATCCAGTCCGCGTCCAATATCGTGGATCTTGTCACGGTAAATTTGATTCCCATCACCAAGCGTCTCGTGTACCAACAACAACATATCCATCTTGgcatctcttttctcttttggggttgtttttattttagtttaatTTTTGTATGTTTCTCTTTATCAGGAGACGAGAAACGTTGTTGGTCAGAGCGACGCTTGGCTCAGAGAACAGCCCGGCAATTGAACGAAACTCACCAAGCAGGAACCGGTGCTAGCGGACTGGGAAAAAAGGCGGCGCCTACTGGCGAGACGTTCATTCCCGAATGCAACGAGGACGGGCGGTACGCAGAAATCCAGGTAAGCCAAGCctgaaattaaattaaaagaaagaaaagaaaaaaaaaatgaaagctcAGTGAATAAATTGGAAATTTTTTGTCAATTCTAGTGCCATCAAGCGACGGGATACTGTTGGTGCGTCACGCCCGACGGTAAACCCATTCCCGGTTCTTCAATCCGACACAACAAGCCCAACTGCAAACGTCAAAGTAAGTCCCCCTTTCCCTCTGGAAATCAAAGAATAAAATGCAACACAAAGGACGAATCGATAACCCCATTTTTACATCGATTTTATAGGCAAATCGAGCCCCAGTCGTCGGTCACCACAAGGCAAGAAACCCCGGAAAggtaaaatacaaaaaaaaaaaagagcacaAAAAGGATCAGtgcatgaatttttttctctttctcctcTAACGTATGTGTAGGTTGCACACCTGGCGATAAAGCGGCTTTCAATGGTCATCTGATTCGACTTTTTACGACTGAATTTAACCGCTTGCCCACCACTCCAATCCCAAGTAAGTCAGGTTAAAAGAGCACAGTTCAATGGGTAGTGTTGTCTACAAGGCGTTTCCAACTTTAGCGATTGCAAATGAAACTCATTTCGACTGTTTTATAGGTACGACAGCGCAAGTGGATGGCGTGACCGAAACGGCTGAACGTCGGGTGATGGAGTGGAAGTTTGCCCAGCTGGACAAAAACGGCGATGGACAGCTAATCCGCCGTGAATTTAGAGTTTTGCGACGACTCGTCCGAAAAGTCGTCCGACCAAAACGATGCGCCAAAAACTTTCCCCGACTCTGCGACACGGATCAGGACCGTAAGATTTCGCGATCAGAGTGGTCTGTCTGCCTCGGCATCGGCATCAATAGTAAGTAGTTCATAAAACATTCTGTTGAATGAATGCGATTTTCTCGCGACCAACAATCTAAATGAGCAGGTTGTTACAAACCGCCTGGGGTCATTTCAGATTACAGGTTACACATGTAATGTATATAATGTTCAGCCCTCTTAAAACCATTGTAGAAACTGGTTTCTAGTTTTGGGATGGGTCCTGCTACTACATATGTCAAGATGAACAGTTGCACATTGTGGACTTTCTTTCAGAGTAATAGGTGATCCATCACCAATGTAATTGCCAATTCACAAAAATCTTGTTTTCCCATTCTACTGAGACTTCTGAGTTGTGGGCCTAGTTGAATGACCTGTTACCAAGTTGCAAACAGCTCTTTCGTCATGAATGACTTGAAGAGACAGATAATGAACTGGATAGGGCAACTGTGTTTGGTCGAACAAAAATAGGGGGTCCACAACTTGAAATCAAAGCCTAACATCTATTGTCACAGACCCAGACCCATGAAAGATATGAAGGTCAAATGATTACtagattgtgtgtgtgttgtgtagCGACGAAGACTTGCCCGTTGATAATGTGTAGTCTCCTTCCGTTTGTTCCTGTTCCTCAACTCAGGGGACAGCGGTGAGGATTCGGCGGCCATGGATTCCAGACTGTCCATCCGACCAGGTAGAGTTTTGTCAGATCCAGTTGCAAGAACCCATTCTTTCCTCTCCCCATCTTGCTTCTATATGGGCTTGTGTTTCACTTTACCGATTTCCCCACCTGGCAAATAGAATAATCCATCTTGGACCTTATGACGGCAACTGATTGATGAAGTTCAGTCCAGTTCCAGGTCGTGTCAGTTTTCGTCTGCTTTGGGCTAACGTGCATCCATATTTCTGCATTGTTGCGGGGGTAGCTTTGGGCTATTGAAAAATACCTCCTGTATTTTGAACAGGCACCAAATTCTTTAACGTCCATGTTGTTTTCGCTTTTCGAGTTACAATGCTTTAGCCTGCATAATTAACaggttttctttctgttgaaCTATTCAGATATTGACAGTTTACTGTGGACCAAGGCCAGTAGCATTTCCCTTCAGGAAGCCTCGTCTGTCGAAGAAAATGAACCTGTTGAAGGTATGTTAAAACATCAATCTCAATACCAATTGGGCAGCTTTCGTCATCTCGTCTATTTTCTTTATCTCAAAATGAAGCAAACGACTGTTATTCTGATCGAGAAGCCGCCCAAGAGGAGGTTGACCATGGCGCCAAAGGAATGTACGTTCCGGAATGCACGCCTGATAACAAATACCAGCGAGTCCAGTGTCACAAAACGACCGGTATGtagttttttctctttaaatttCAACAGTGGCACATGCCTGATCATGTCTGATCATGCCTACGTCTTCGAACACATACCTTCATTGTTACCTTTGTACTTTTCGTCCTTGGTCGCGTATTATTTCTAGGCTATTGTTGGTGTGCCAATGACGAAACGGGCAAACCCATTCATGGAACATCAGTGCATAACAGCAAACCAACTAACTGCGACAATCTACCTGCCCACGTGTTGAATCGGCCCACTCCTCCTCCACCACCGAAAGAAAACCTCAAACCTGTTTACCGTCCGCTAACAGCAGAGGAAGGTAAGCGAAGTTATCAACGTAACCATGCGCCATCTCGTGACGACTAATTAAACTATTTTCTGTAGCTTGTacgggaaaaaggaaatcacGCTTGCAGTCCGACATGGTGgaatttttcaaggaaaacCTAGCTGCCTTCCTTGTAAATAAAACTGCTAATAATCCCAACAGGTATGCAATACAATTACCTGttaatgaaaattttattctttttttaagcgaaaaaattctttgtattTTACCTGCATATTTTGTTTCCCTAGTATTGCTGGTCCAGACTATAATTTGCCACCGCGGGAAAGAGTTGCCAAATGGCAGCTCCAACAGTTGGAtgctaataaaaataatgttatCGACAGACAAGAAACGCGTGAATTGCGTCTGCTTTTCAAACGCAGCCAAAAACTGAGACGGTGCAGTAAGAAATTACCTGCTTTTTGCGACATGAATGCTGATAAAAGAATTACAACTGACGAATGGCTCCAATGTCTCGGGGTTGTTAAAGGTACGTAAATCAATACCTTTGCTATTGATCGAGGCACAAACCTAAAGGATccaattttcttatttagctGAAGTAAGCAATATCGCTTCTCCAATCATTCCGGCTGGCGGATCTTCGAGCGGCAAACGGAGGGGACCAAATCCTTTGAGCACTTACCTCAAGGACCGATGATGGTCGCGATTTTTACTATTTTCccgaaatgagaaaaagttttcaagccattgaaaaaagatgaatttaGCATTATACGAGATAGAAATGAAGCAGTTCCTGAAAGATTACGAATAACTAAGAGAATAAGAGATTACGAGCGCTGCAATTGGATTATTTCGTAAATAATCGACAATTTACTATGTAACAATACGACGAGCTAATATCTTTTCCCTCccaaatgacatttttttcttttcacggcaattttttgttttccagttACGAGTGATGAGCTGTGTACATATGTGATGATGATTTTCCTCTGGCTTTTGTATAAATAGTTAAATGAGTGTTCACACAACCAAACATTCATTTGTCTCTTTTgtgtatttatatttatatcccagaaggaaaaaaaatgcgaaaagTATTCTGGACAACAAATGTCTGCATATTGTTGCACTTTGCATTTTCTTTAAGGTATCAAATTGCATAACTTGCTAccaggaacaaaaaaattcatgcgCTCCTGGACAAACAcgaattttaatgttttttgaCGTATCAAAAAACTTGAAATGATTCATTTGGAATGGTTTGGTGGTTGATTAGTAAAAGTCAATTCCCGGAAGACCAAAGGCTAGATAAATAAAGAAGTGCTCGTTCGATCAAAGACAGCAAAGTGAAACCTTGATGAGCGAAAtagaagaggaaagaaaaatggaagtaGGGTTAGTGAATGTTACCATAGAGTAAATTCAAAAGACAAAGTCAGGATGGGTATAGGTATAGACGGATAAGTTTGCTACAACTCACTATTATTGGCCTTTAGATCTTCCCCGAATTGTCAGATATTAACTTGGAGGTACTCGACGACAAACACACGAAGAATCTTGTTAAGATCATCGATAGTGTTATAGTCGAGAGCTGATTTGTTATCGCCATTCGTGTGCCAAACATCTGGGAATGGAGTTGTAATCAAATGTAAGATAGGAACGTTTCTTTGCATGAAGGGTATGTGGTCGTCTTCTATCCCACCAGGCGCGAAATCACTTAAGAAAATTTGATTCCTTGTTGTCAACAGATTCGCATTTCTCAATCGCTTTTCAATATTCGCCGCATGTTTGAACCAACGATCGCCAGACGAAATATAACTGTAAAAATTTGGGTTGCGAGCTCCAAGTAAATCCAGTAGCACCATCAAATCCTATTGCGAGCAAAGTGCAAAAATCTCAGTCACGTGTACGTCAATGTAATATAAGTTATTCCCATACCATCCTGTGAAGTTCATTCGTTCCATCTCGGTTATCCTGTGGGTAGGATGTAGCCTCCCATTTTTGGGCAAGATTACGCGCACCGTAGATCGAATCCTAAGCTTGTCTTACATTATAAAAGCATTCGAAAATAGGTTtaggaaaaataaacataCCCTGGAATTCCAGTTTTTGAAAGCCTCTTCACCATCGAAAAATATGAACTGCAAAGTAACTGCCTTGCCCTGGTAAACATGTAATTGGAACAttaaatctttattttttcaccTACTACTGTGATTTTTTCTAATTCCATTtacattttgcttttgttgaTCCAATTTTGGAGCTAAGTCTTTTGCCAAGGTAATCATCATAGCACATGGTGCAGCTGAATCAGTAGCACCAATGAAATTTCCATCCCTAGTGTATTTGGAATCATAGTGGCAGGCAAGGACTAGACGTCTTTGAGCATTAGGATCCAATGTTGCtataatattttcaaatgttttctttccatGGGGACGTGGTGTGTCGGCAGTAAATTTATCTGTCACAACATCCCAGCCTAGAGACTGCATTTCACCCATAATGTACTGCCTGACTCTGGTATGGCTGGGAGTACCGACAACACGTGGAACTAATATTGGGTCTATTGTCACATCAAACCTTTGCATATCTGATAATCCACTAATGTACTTAAGCTGCTCCAAATTTAAGACATTAGCTTGATGGCTTGACtgaaacgtaaacaaaaaaagttagCACAAAGGTTTCCTTCCCATCGTTGTGGACACTAGTACCTTGGCCTGAAACCATGCCTGAGCTTGACTCTGACTTAACAaactcaaaataaaaaagatccCTTTTATAGAGATCATTTTAGTGTTACCTGcatagaaaagagaaattttaaataatgttATAggttcaatttaaaaaatgtgaatgGTTAATGTTATCGTTAACTCAGACAGACCTCTAGATAACCACATTATTTCCCACATTAATGAAAGGCAGATAACTGCTACAACACTTAAATCAACATAAGAACAATACAAGACGTAACACACGCCATCAATAAACTAGGCGACACTGTCAAACATCAAGGAATCATCACGGTCCCTTGATCATTCAAGAACTTTTCGATCACGTGACTAGTGACGTCATGGGGCTTTTCATTTGGAGTGGAAACATAACCCTTAACCGCCGTAACATTGTTATGTATGGCCTTGCTTTCTGAAGGAGATACATTATTTACAAACAAATTTCTCGAGAAGACAATACAAAGCAAAGACCTTAACATTTAATTCAAGGTTTTGGTGTCAGCCACAGAGTGACAGGTACTAATTCCTTGATGTATAGAAACTTCCTATATACGGCAAAAGTTTAGCTtaccaaagaaaagaaataggacaACGTGGCGTCCGTGAACGAAGGCAAACAAGTAACAACTAACGCAGTTGGCCAATCTGCTCTCCTTTTTTAACCCGGACAAgatattaaataaaaaccttttttttttctttcaaacggaTATGATGTTGTTGCACCTGTTTGCCTCTCATTGGAGCTACCCTGGAGTCCTGGACCCTTTTTATACTATATGACCAGCTTATTGAGGTTAGGTTTTTGACGCGAATGACGTACTTTGCTTATGCCAGTCTGTTAttggtttttccttttaaagaaTCGAAGTATTTGATTTTACCATGGCAACCATCCATG of the Daphnia carinata strain CSIRO-1 chromosome 10, CSIRO_AGI_Dcar_HiC_V3, whole genome shotgun sequence genome contains:
- the LOC130701224 gene encoding glutaminyl-peptide cyclotransferase-like isoform X1, which gives rise to MWEIMWLSRGNTKMISIKGIFFILSLLSQSQAQAWFQAKSSHQANVLNLEQLKYISGLSDMQRFDVTIDPILVPRVVGTPSHTRVRQYIMGEMQSLGWDVVTDKFTADTPRPHGKKTFENIIATLDPNAQRRLVLACHYDSKYTRDGNFIGATDSAAPCAMMITLAKDLAPKLDQQKQNGKAVTLQFIFFDGEEAFKNWNSRDSIYGARNLAQKWEATSYPQDNRDGTNELHRMDLMVLLDLLGARNPNFYSYISSGDRWFKHAANIEKRLRNANLLTTRNQIFLSDFAPGGIEDDHIPFMQRNVPILHLITTPFPDVWHTNGDNKSALDYNTIDDLNKILRVFVVEYLQVNI
- the LOC130701224 gene encoding glutaminyl-peptide cyclotransferase-like isoform X2; its protein translation is MISIKGIFFILSLLSQSQAQAWFQAKSSHQANVLNLEQLKYISGLSDMQRFDVTIDPILVPRVVGTPSHTRVRQYIMGEMQSLGWDVVTDKFTADTPRPHGKKTFENIIATLDPNAQRRLVLACHYDSKYTRDGNFIGATDSAAPCAMMITLAKDLAPKLDQQKQNGKAVTLQFIFFDGEEAFKNWNSRDSIYGARNLAQKWEATSYPQDNRDGTNELHRMDLMVLLDLLGARNPNFYSYISSGDRWFKHAANIEKRLRNANLLTTRNQIFLSDFAPGGIEDDHIPFMQRNVPILHLITTPFPDVWHTNGDNKSALDYNTIDDLNKILRVFVVEYLQVNI